Part of the Gadus macrocephalus chromosome 22, ASM3116895v1 genome, TGCTGGCTTTCCCCGAGGCGTTGACTCTCCCACAACCACCCATCAGGGACGGGCAGCCagtactgcagcagcagcagtaaagTCGAGGCATTCAAAGGGGCCACATTttcttgtgtttgtatgtgtgcttgtgtttaaaGAGAGagcatgggtgtttgtgtgtgtgtaagtgtgtgcttgcgcttaaagtgagtgtgtgccagtgtgtgtgtggctgtgtgtgtgtgtgtgtgtgtaggcatgcTTGTTTGTGCATCCatgcctgtgggtgtgtgtgtgcccatgtgtgtgtgtatgtgttagtgtttatgtgcttgtgtgtgtttgtgtgtgtgcaagcgtgcctttgtgtgtatgcttgactgtgtgtgtctgtgtctgggtttctgtgtgtgtgtgtgtgtgtgtgtgtgtgtgtgtgtgtgtgtgtgtgtttatgtgcatgtgtacctgtgcctgtgtacctgtgtgtgtgtgtgtgtgtgctgagcgTGTGCACGTCGCCGGGAGCCCAGAGCGGCTGCTCTGACGGGGGCCCGTGTGCGTGTCACATTGCTCCCTGGTTACTGTCGGCCCGTGGCCCCCTGACCCCTCAGGGGCCTTCATTTGCACCTGGGTGCCAACCCCTCCATCACTGTCCCGGGACCGCCGCTCTGCGGACCTGTCACACAACTCACCTGTGACATCACCAGGGGCTCATTCATCTTGTCCATGAGTGGACCGCAGCGGTATTCGGCCCCTCACCGCCGCCCCGAACGCTATGCCCTCtctagtactgtactgtaccggGCGGCTTAACCTCcctagtactgtactgtaccggGCGGCTTAACCTCTCTAGTGCTGTACTGTACCGGGCGGCTTAACCTCtctagtactgtactgtaccggGCGGCTTAACCtctagtactgtactgtaccggGCGGCTTAACCtctagtactgtactgtaccggGCGGCTTAACCtctagtactgtactgtaccggGCGGCTTAACCtctagtactgtactgtaccggGCGGCCTAACCTCcctagtactgtactgtaccggACGGCTTaacctgtactgtactgtaccggGCGGCCTAACCTCcctagtactgtactgtaccggACGGCTTaacctgtactgtactgtaccggGCGGCTTAACCTCcctagtactgtactgtaccggGCGGCTTAACCTCTCTAGTGCTGTACTGTACCGGGCGGCTTAACCtctagtactgtactgtaccggACGGCCTAACCTCTAGTACTGTACCAGTCATGTCTCCCTGATCGCTGTGCCCTCTCTAGTACTGTACTGTATCCCTTAACCAACTCACCTATCTGTCCCCGATGCTGTACCATTCACGTGTTATGTTCTGCGTACCCACAAAAGCAACAGACAGTGGAGTGGGTGGACGGACAAACGGACAGCCGGACAGAGGAACGGACCAATAGATGTaccgatagatcgatagatctaCATGAGTTTATTTTACTAGATGAGTTTATTCCAGGTCGGAGGACTGCTGCTACCCATTTACACTACAAGTTAATGAGTAGAAATTCTGGTGTTAAAATAGGCAAAAGTAAAGCCAAGTCCTCAGGGCTCCGTGAGCGATGAGGCCCCCTGCGTGCTGTTATCACGGTTCACGTTGTTACCAAGCCGTCGCCCAGCGGCTCCCCCCCCCAAGGGGTTCACGGCCGGGGTCGATACACGGGGGCCCGGTCCCTGACGCGGCGCTGGTACTGCGGCGTTAGCCGTGTGTCACACCGCTACGCAGATTGTAACAAAGGGGTGTCAGCGATGGACAGCGTTTGGGGGGTTGGTGgtcgggggacggggggggcgaggggggggggggccctccagAAGGTAGCGATGTTGCTAGTTCTGTTTCGATGGCGTGTCAAAGGAGCGGGGATTCACTTAGCACAGGTGTGGCGACATTGTTGTTTGGAGAAAGCTCATAGGCTAGGCCGGGGCCAAGAGTGGATGGTGGACGTTTGGGGAAAACACCAGGGGGTGAAAAGTGAGACTAGCACCTTGGGACCAAAAACTGGGGGAGTTTGAAAAAAGTggccccttcctcctctgctaCATTTGTAGAcccgtgggtgtttgtgtgtgtgtgtgtgtgtgtgtgtgtgtgtgtgtgtgtgtgtgtgtgtgtgtgtgtgtgtgtgtgtgtgtgtgtgtctgtgtgtctgtgtgtgtgtgtgtgtctgtatgtgtgtgtgtgtttgatagagcgagacagagagagacagatgtatatgtgtctgtgtgtgtgtgtgtgtgagagagagagagacagagagtgtgtttgagtttgtatgtgtgtatttattttttccctgtACATATTAGCCTATATGAAGCCTgtgatattaatatattattaatactTACATTAATTTGACTAAACAAAGCCAAATTATTACCATCATAAACAGTCTAGGCCTTCCCCAGCCTCACCAACAAAACTGACGATtgcctttattattattattcaatagCCTATATtggctatatatatattggctATATAAACCTACAACACCAATTATGTAGGTTTACATCTTTCAATGGGAATTACTATATGCAGCACCATTTTAGACACTGGAAGTTGTGAGGGTGTAGCGACTGCTGAGGAAATAAAGATGTACGTAGCGTTCAACTGCATGGAGCTGATCCACAGTCCAGACTCTTTTGCACTGGGTGGGGACCCGACCTCATTTGTGTCAACCCCACAGTCCACTCTCAGACGCCCTACCTCCATGTTAGAAGCCTCCTTTTAAACAGACTTCTGCACTTGGTTGCTTGGTTTTGAAAGAACTTTGTTTCTAGGCCTCGTTGTgaattttatttgaatgttgAGATCAGAGCCCGGCCTGTTGAGAGGAAAATTCTCTGTACCTCAGAGGTCTGCTACATTTGACTCCCTCCCTTTATATAGTTGACTCGCCTCCTTTTTATGGTTCATAGAGGTATAGAGTTATAGTTCCTAGAGCTATACCCGGCCCCCTATATGGCTGGgttatttttgtgtttcaaGTTAGTCACGCAGCACTCGTTGCTATCTTTATAGTAACACCAATTTATTTTTAGTTGGATTTTTCTCAGTCTCACACGTGAGTGGCTGTTAAAAAGCCTGGTAGCTATATTGGTACATGAGAATATTGTAATGATATTGGGTTATAAAATACATGACATTGGTATGGACATGTTGCCTGTGGTTGTTACTGTGGTGTTCAAAGTTCTTCAAAGGAAAAACATTTGGCATGGGTGATATGGAAATCAGTATGTCATGCACACAGAATAAGGGAGCAAAAACATGTAGTtggcaaaaacaaagaaaatctttaatttattattaaatgACATAAATAAACTTATCATGATTCAAAATACAAATAGATAGGTATGTACatgtggatttttttttgtttctttcagGGGAGTCTTTTGCCACAACCCTTCGAGAATGCAAAGGCACTTAAAGTTTTGAGATCAGAGAAGGCACACATTTGACTGCGATCACAAAAaggcaaaaatatatattgaaaaCAATGAAGACGTCCGTTAATGTAtactatatacacacatttacatacttTATATGTTAGCACAACCAAAATGACCTCTTAGATATTATTTTTAGTACTGGGGGGGAAAAGCCTGTCGAAGATCTTGATTGGGCTTTGGTCAGAACTTGTAGACGTTCTTAAATAAACTTTTATTGTGAAGGACAGCGGCATCCTTCAGGATGAACTAGGATGGATTGTTTTGCACCACATGAGCAAAACTGTTTCCCAATCGCTGAGAGcaattcaaattataaatagTTAGCATGAAACCCGCTGGGGTATCATACATTGCACCTTtaaaaaattaaatgtataGTTCTTTCAATTCTATTTTTCgaagagggtgggagggggatcATATAGCATGTCTGAGGCATGACATCAATATAACTAAGTGTACGTTTAAGGGTTTTCAAATCCTTAAACGAAAAAAAGGCTTTTCAAGAAGCTCAGGAATGGAATATGAAGGGCCCGTTCAAACACAAGAGTCCAGGCTGCTAGTTCGTTTTTTTTGGGACAATCTCTCGTCGTCTTTTTCTCGCTCATTGTATTGTTTGATGCTTTGGGTCGACAGTCCGTCTCCTGAAGAGACATCCAGGcatagagagacagggggggagtgagagagagcgagagcaagatagagagagaaagagagagagagagagagagagagagagaaagagagaaagagagagcgagagcctaGCTACTTAGTAGCTCTGCGCTACAGGGGCCCACGACGCCGTCAGCCTGGCGATGGAGCTCTCGAACTGGGCCTCCCCCACCCCGACCTCCCCCAGGTTGGGGTCATAcatggaggagggcgaggagacgGGCAGGGAGGAGGTCAGGCCCGTGTACGAGGATCCCCTCAGGAACTGGGAGGTCAGCCCCCCTGCGATGGACCCCGAGGCTGAGCCCGAGGGGGTCAGGGTGGTCCCGGCTACGGACCATAGGCTTGGGTACTGGCTGTGGGACGAAAACATGAATCCATCATCATCCCGTTCAACTGAGCTTCATCCAGTCATGATCATCAGCATTATTCTGGTTTAGTGGTTGCAGACGGCCACCTCCTGGTCGCATGTCTCTGAGTCCTCCCCGGCctgtcccacaatgcaatgcgcaCCCAGCGACGCTCTgcctattcctctctctcctcactggcAAAAAGGAGATTTGGATCGGCGTACTGGTGACGCGTTGCATTGCGGGGTGCCCGGCTATCCTAACCCAGGAGTCCACCTAATACAACACAGAGGTTCTTACTAGGGACGTGTGGCTGGGTTGGGTGTTGACGCTTACCTTCCGTTGGAGGTGGCGTTGGAGGTGTGGGACAGGGTGCCCATGCCTGTGGAGTTGGGGATCTGCAGTGACGACCAGCTGTCGTGGGCCGGCAAAGAACCGGAGGTGTTGTCCATGTAGTTGTCTAATGGGGCGAAAAGAATCAATCCAAGGTCAGTTTATTGGTCGATtacatccgtccatccatcggCCATGGGATCTCTTAGGATTGGGTCGCGGCCACAGAAATGTAGCCAACTTTTGAAGGCGCTTGCTTCTCTGAACATGTCCCACTGCTTTGACCGAATTCCCGGTCAAATCAAAAAGGGGTGAAGATAATCACGAGTCGTATTTTATGAACACGATCCCGGACCCCTTTCTGGAGCGGGGTCCCGCGGCTGTACTCACTGGTGTTGGGGGTGCGGTGGGGGTAGTGGGTGGGGTACGGGGAGGTCCGGTGGTTCCTCAGGCTGGAGTAGCGCTCGCAGTAGGAGCCAGGCGAGTGGGGCACCGTCCCGTTGAACTgggtggggctgctgctggggcagaTGGGGTTCTGACCCGGGAGGAACCACCCGCCGACTGAGAAGAAGAGACGGACAGTGGTCAGATTCTGTGCTGATGTTCAGGGTGGAGGAGTCGGGTGGAGGCCTGGGGGGGCTGTGTTGTTGGTGGTTGTAAGGACATTGGGAGATTGGTGCTTTTGCTTGTGAATGGTTGTGGTAGAGCTGtattgttgtgaacagtatGTTAAACAGATTTATAGCAGCAGTGTCGAAGAGTATTGTACTCACGTTGAGAGTAGCCAGACTGCTGCTGGTCCGCACTGTGATCAGGAATGTCCTTATGGTCGCTCCTGAAAAAGATAAAAACACTTAAATATCTGCACACAGCTGAAGAGTGGAATAACATATGCAGCCGTGTGTTGTAAGCAATTTCAAGTTGGGGTTTTCATTCTTACCTTTCTTTTGCATCCAAGAACGCTTTGGCAAACGGATTGTGCTTGATCTTGAGAGCAGTGATCTGTCGGGCACGGAAGATGGGATTTAGTTGTTAAAATCAAGGCCCTGCTGTTCAGCTCACCACTTGTATGTGTTCAGTCTTTCAATGGATGCACTTTATCTTCCAAAGAAAATTTAACAACACAAACTAAAGACTGAACAACACAAAGCGAGTAAATcgattaaaatacattgaatgtCCCAGATGAGATTCAGTGTGTTGTTAGACTGAGAGCTCACCTCCTCGTTCTGGTAGGCGGTGACGGCGATGAACTGGGTCTCTGGGAAGGACTGGCTGCTGATCATCTTCTGGAtgccccccaccttcacgaTGTGGATCCGCGGCTCGTACTTATGCAACGAGTTCAACATGATCTGTTGGGTGGAGAGAGAATAAGCATTGTTAATGATGTGAATcaaatcaatgtttatttttattttttcatcattACTATTTACAAAGTGTAAAGCCGTTATAACAATTTTGTTTTCAGTATTTTTAGAGATGCGGTTGTCAGAAgccttttaaaaaatatatcatgaACAGAGTTCTTCATAATAATCAATTACAAGATCAGTGATCAG contains:
- the tbxta gene encoding T-box transcription factor T-A; translation: MSTSSVPDQRLDHLLSAVESEFQKGSEKGDASERDIKLSLEDAELWTKFKELTNEMIVTKTGRRMFPVLRANVSGLDPNAMYSVLLDFVAADNNRWKYVNGEWVPGGKPEPQSPSCVYIHPDSPNFGAHWMKAPVSFSKVKLSNKLNGGGQIMLNSLHKYEPRIHIVKVGGIQKMISSQSFPETQFIAVTAYQNEEITALKIKHNPFAKAFLDAKERSDHKDIPDHSADQQQSGYSQLGGWFLPGQNPICPSSSPTQFNGTVPHSPGSYCERYSSLRNHRTSPYPTHYPHRTPNTNNYMDNTSGSLPAHDSWSSLQIPNSTGMGTLSHTSNATSNGSQYPSLWSVAGTTLTPSGSASGSIAGGLTSQFLRGSSYTGLTSSLPVSSPSSMYDPNLGEVGVGEAQFESSIARLTASWAPVAQSY